The genomic window TTGCCGAACCAATTAGTGATTTTAGCAACTCCTTTCTTTCATCTAATCCAAACAGACTTTTATGCCAAATTATTGGTGGTGTGAGTTGTTTAGAATAATGATGGTCATTTCCACACCAAATTATGAATGAACTTTTGTCTCTCTTGTGGGTTTTTTATTCACTCCTTCCCcccttttactttattttatgtttgtgaATAATTGATTATCTCAGTCAAGGTTCTAATGATAGCCGAACCAATTAGTGATTTTAGCAACTCCTTTCTTTCATCTAATCCAAACAGACTTTTATGCCAAATTATTGGTGGTGTGAGTTGTTTGTTTAGAATAATGATGGTCATTTCCACACCAAATTATGAATTCACTTTTGTCTCTCttgtggtgtgtgtgtgtgtgttctttGGTATTTAAATTTCTGAAATGTGAAACAAGTTTTTTTGTGCCTTGAACTGCTGATGGtacttttatgaaaaaattagtaGCAAGTTATGTCTTCTTTCCTTGGGGCAGATTTGGATGCTCATAAATTTTGATGATTGATAATACCTCCACAATAGATGacaaaattatgaaatgaaGATTGCCTGGAAAAGGTGAAATATTTGATGTTgtgcaattaaaattttgaatattcaATGTCTTATTGAGTGCATACCTCATTAATTGGGAAATGGAGTGCCACCAAATTGTTAGgaaactttctttttaaataatgtcTCGTCATTAACTTAACAGGTATTAAGCATGAGTAGACTGGGCGGAGCTGGTGCTGTCGCACCACTTGTAACGGACATCCCACTATCATCAGTTGAggtaataaagaaaagatagtGTTTATGGAGGATAATTCACTTCCTTCACTTTAGCATTCAGGCAGCTGAGCTTGCTCTTTTTAATTATAGGATGAAACTGGCGAAGGAGGAAGAAACCAACCAGCTTGGGAGAAGTGGTCGAATGATGGCACTGAACGGCAGGTAGCTAAGCTAATGGAGGAAAATGTTGGCGCTGCCATGCAATTTCTTCAATCGAAGGCTCTTTGCATCATGCCCATCTCACTAGCCACGGCCATTTACCATACACAACCACCAGATACCACTACTATTGTCAAGCCAGAAACAAATCCCCCATCATAGAACCGTTGAAAGGGGGGGAGCATCCCATGGTCCTGTCTAAAAGAGTAAAGTCACCAAATGCTTAGGGTCCCACGTCTTATTTGTCACGTTTCAACCCCCACAATCAAATGTTCCCCTAGTTTCAAATTGCAATCAAAGTCAGATGCCATAGTTCTtgcttttgccttttctttccagccttttttttttcaaacggGGTTCGATGTCAATGCCTAAAAAAATGCAGGCAGGCCCTTGTTGTCCTGCCAAGTCCAAGTGAGAGGAGAATTTTCAAAGCTTACTCGATATGCTCTTCTTTTGGAATCAGTGGTGGGGAAGTGGAAAATGATGGAAGCGCTTTTGTAATGGGGCTCTAATTTTTCGTAGTGGGTTGTGGGACCTTGTAAAAGAGGCAAGACTGACGggttatataaatatatcattattGTAATAGTGTATTCAGCGTAAATGGAATGCAAAGGTAGAATTGAATAATGTCTGGTTGTTTCAATATGCTGGGTGTTTCAAGTCCAACAGAAAATGATAGCAGTGCTACTTTGTTCAGGGAGGGTGCGGGCGTGGTGTTTCAAAAGGTCATTTGACTTCTTTTCCTCCTAAATCATTAATGGTGATTGAAtcatttgagagagagagagagagagagatccaaAGGGTGATTTGGGTAGGCTGCTGTTCCTAAACCGGCTACTTTGCTAGCTGGCCTCGAGCCAACGAAGGCATCTTCTAATGGAATCATAAAATGCTCGTTCAGGATGTCCCGACTCCCAAGTACGTATGTGTACTTGGAGGACAGGAAACAGATTTCTTAAAGAGGACTCCGATTTAAGTGGGAGAAGATTGCGGAGCTCCGCGTAGCATGATGATATAATGCTTAGGCAAATGAGATGTTTGTTGGTCTTTTTCCCCGCGACGCCACACGGTGTTCGCACTCGATGCGTGTGAATCTGATGCGCACCCACGGCTGGTAACAAGATAGATTGAAGTCAGCAGCATTCGTTCCTCGTTGGAACTAAAGAGTTGTGGTTACAGAGCTTGTCGGGTTCAGTTCTCAATTCCTTCGTTGACCATAATCCATCCGTCTCTGACCCAAACCAGAAGAGGGTTGGTCAACTGCGACGGATGAAGCGAGCCACCACTTGCACGTTATATCCAACTTCTACAAATGTGTTCATATCTATCGTTCTATATCCGAATTTTGGTCATCCACGCTTCATACCTAACATGGTCATCTGCATCTCCATATCCTACAACGAAAATGGATAGATATCAATCAAATACAGAGTCACGCTATCAGCACTTAAGGAGGAGATATGTCGATATAGCAAAActgacaaaataataatttaggaTCGTTTATACTATTTGTTTGCTCCAGATGCAGGAGAGGCAGCGTCCGTTATAGCTAAAGGATATTTTAACGTCAGTGAGAACAAACAGCCATCCCATGGGCGTACCCAGTTGGCTACCATAGGGCACTGCGATAGCTCAGAAATCAAGATACAATGCTTGCGGACAAGCGACAGATCCTCGTGTCAAAAAATATGGACCTCTGGATGACGTAAACTCGGGAAATCTGGGTTCCCCTTTTTCTTCAGAATCAACAAAATCTGACTCGTGCTATCTtcaggattttattttatttttcgcagTGCTGAAGAAACATCTTAGAGATAGTTTCAGAATAACATTTTATTATGAACCTTGGCATACCCTGCGTTAACAACAAACTGTATTTTCAGTGGCCGCCATACGAGGGCAAGTATTCAACCACCTACAGAATTTATGTGAATCCAAGGACAACAATGATCTGTATACCATTTCACTACTTAAAATAAGCGGTTGTATGGATTTAAACATCCACCAGAAACCATGCTggtaagaaaatacaaaaaatggtTAAGCTTTAACAAAACAAGAACTCAAGTAGGCCTGAAAAACTCCAAGCTTTGTGTTATTTGAGACAACATTTACCGTAGCTTTAGCAGGAATCAAGATCCCGACATGGAGGAGGTTTTGGTTCTCCATGCAGAGTAGTATTTCCACCTTCTGGTCCACACTTAATGCGTTTTGGGTTTTGTGTGCCATGCTGGAATGCATAACAAAAATTTAGTTTACAGCAATAATAATGCTAAtcaaatgagagagagaaaaacccAGGAAAAAGTAAGGATTAGAATTCATCCCCTGCCCGGTAGTCTTACCGGTGGCTTCTCCCCCTTTCTTAGCATCTCAACTATCTCAACAACTCGTTTCGGAGTAACATCTTCCTGCAATTAAAATGAAAGCCAacataaaattcataaagctTTACATCATCTGAATACACAGATTCTCAACTTTTAAGGAAACAAAGGGATTATAATTGACCCACGTAATAATTGTAAGTATATCCTTCAGATCCATTGGAGTAATCGGCCACTGTAATCATAGGAGCATTTACACAACATCCCTGCAGAAAGGACACAACTGATATTTCACAATGCATTGATAACAAAAGATGGTCAAGAGTATCATAAAAGACCTGTATCTCTCCATTCATGTTCACCTTGACCCCCAATTGCTTGCAAGATATGGGTTCGATCTCTATGCTAAGATGGCAAGAGACTTTACAATCTAAGCTAATCAATATGTTTGCATTTGATCTCTTTTAGTACCCTTACATGAGTGTGGCAACGAGTGGCATGCAGTTAACACACTGGATAGGAGCGCTCAAACAGTAATATGTGTAACAATAGAACCGGATAATCCATAACAAAATACCGGTAATCTCTGGTGCTAGTTTTACTTTTTGTATTTGCTAAATTGGATATTGAAGATTTCAAGTACATCTAGTAATTACCACATTGAAATCCATTTTCCAAAAATTTCATTGGAGCTACCAGCATGGATGTAGTTCTTTCCAATTATTGAGTCCTGATTCAAGTACTACCCAAGGAAAACAGTGCTCATTTTAATAAAGATGGATGAAGAAATACTCACCATACATTCCATTTCTCCAACAGAGAAAAGGCCATCCTTGGTTACTTCTGCACTTTAAAAGTTCAAAGTCAGGGCTTATTCTCCAAATCTCAAGTCAAATTCTACATAGCATGAGATCCACCGTAATGTGAAAGAAGCCAAGCATGTTATTTGGAACTCACCATTGCGCTTCACTCCCAAGTGTTTCAGTAATGCATCTTCAATTTCCCGTGAACCTCGTATCATACATGGTGTTGTGCCGCAAACCAATAGGTGATATTTGCCCACCTGAAAAACCAATTAAAGAGGCAGTAAGCCGCAATTTGCATTAGGTATATGAAGAGAAAGCAACGTGtagaaaaagatatattttctcACCGGAGACCTGTTGAACATTGAGTAAAATGTTGCGACTTCATACACACGGATAGGAGCAACTTCAATAACCTTAGCCACCTAGAGGATCCACGAAACATTTGGATACTGTTAATCATTTATTGGTCTGCACTCCAGTGAGATTAGCTTTCTTTTAGCCATGTGAAGATATCTGAAAATCTGATACTTACaacaaaaaagtttaaaaactaacaaaaagaaattggcAATACATGTTGGCCAAACAAGATCTGATTATATTAACAGAATAATCCAGATATCTCTAAAACTTAGAATGATAAATTGTATACTATTTGATGTCAAATGATACAATTCATGGCCAACTTGAATTTTTACCAATCTATCCATTTATGTTCAAGATACCACCTCTTTTGCATGTCATATAATGTTTTACTCTAGGAATAAGAACAGAGGGACGGAGAGAAAGTTGGACCTGCTGAAACAAGAATACTGTTCAAAGTGCCAAGCACAGAATACCCTCAAACTAAATAGAGTAGCTTAAATGCCTATTCtactagctttttttttcccaatacaATACAGTAATATTAGGTATAACCTTCAAGAAAACATATGGGTATGCATggtttcttttcccttttttggtTTGATGGTATCCCTAGGCTAGCTTGTGTGAATATCAACCATCAAGGCCAGGACTAgggaattattagaaaatagaTCCTCATAGCCTGGCCTGGGAATCGAACTATGCTTGACAAAGCGAGGAGCATACCCACCAGGCCACCAACCCTCAAGGTTATAGCTAGTTGATATGACAGAATATGATCAGTTATTGAGTTTTGGACACTCCTATCCAAATGCTTCAGTGATTAAGAAATGCATTCTCTAGCTCTCCATTAGCTTACCATCAGGGAATCTGTCTCTAAATGACAACATAGCAcattaaacatgaaaataatgcTAAAACCTGATTTTGGAGGGTTATTTTAGCTTGATTGCCGTTGGAAACTTTATgttgagaaaatgaaaaaaagaagaaaaagattacTGAGACCAGATTAA from Populus trichocarpa isolate Nisqually-1 chromosome 5, P.trichocarpa_v4.1, whole genome shotgun sequence includes these protein-coding regions:
- the LOC7476882 gene encoding NADH dehydrogenase [ubiquinone] flavoprotein 2, mitochondrial isoform X1, which codes for MLARIVATRLLEIRQSLRLTPQASRSLSTALNYHIDTADNNPDLPWEFSASNKEKVKEIVSHYPSNYKQSAVIPLLDLAQQQHGGWLPVSAMNAVAKVIEVAPIRVYEVATFYSMFNRSPVGKYHLLVCGTTPCMIRGSREIEDALLKHLGVKRNEVTKDGLFSVGEMECMGCCVNAPMITVADYSNGSEGYTYNYYEDVTPKRVVEIVEMLRKGEKPPHGTQNPKRIKCGPEGGNTTLHGEPKPPPCRDLDSC
- the LOC7476882 gene encoding NADH dehydrogenase [ubiquinone] flavoprotein 2, mitochondrial isoform X2; translation: MLARIVATRLLEIRQSLRLTPQASRSLSTALNYHIDTADNNPDLPWEFSASNKEKVKEIVSHYPSNYKQSAVIPLLDLAQQQHGGWLPVSAMNAVAKVIEVAPIRVYEVATFYSMFNRSPVGKYHLLVCGTTPCMIRGSREIEDALLKHLGVKRNEVTKDGLFSVGEMECMGCCVNAPMITVADYSNGSEGYTYNYYVDVTPKRVVEIVEMLRKGEKPPHGTQNPKRIKCGPEGGNTTLHGEPKPPPCRDLDSC